In Neorhizobium galegae, the following proteins share a genomic window:
- the phnN gene encoding phosphonate metabolism protein/1,5-bisphosphokinase (PRPP-forming) PhnN produces the protein MDARPTATEPERSGCMVAVVGPSGAGKDTLMAYAARFFEGRDDVVFVRRVITRNAAAGGEDHDGVSEAEFEALERAGRFAVSWAAHGLRYGIPVETKEAMAKGQLVVANGSRSALARFKDTYPSLVVINITASLDVLAARLEARGRETREEILRRLERSSLTVTGDYQVVTIDNSGSLEDAGRALVDALNGCFTSRPIG, from the coding sequence ATGGACGCCAGGCCGACAGCGACGGAACCGGAGCGAAGCGGCTGCATGGTCGCGGTCGTCGGCCCGAGCGGGGCCGGCAAGGACACGCTGATGGCCTATGCCGCCCGGTTCTTCGAGGGCCGCGATGACGTCGTCTTCGTACGGCGCGTCATCACCCGCAACGCCGCCGCCGGCGGTGAAGACCATGATGGCGTTTCCGAAGCAGAATTCGAGGCTCTGGAACGGGCCGGCCGTTTTGCGGTTTCCTGGGCCGCCCACGGCCTGCGATACGGCATTCCCGTGGAGACGAAAGAGGCCATGGCCAAAGGCCAGCTGGTCGTCGCCAACGGCTCGCGTTCCGCGCTTGCCCGGTTCAAGGATACCTATCCGTCGCTGGTGGTCATCAACATCACCGCAAGCCTGGACGTGCTCGCGGCCCGGCTCGAGGCGCGCGGACGGGAAACGCGCGAGGAGATACTTCGGCGTCTCGAACGTAGCTCGCTTACCGTGACCGGCGACTACCAGGTGGTGACGATCGACAATAGCGGATCGCTTGAGGATGCCGGCAGGGCCTTGGTCGACGCCCTCAACGGTTGCTTTACGAGCCGTCCGATTGGTTAG
- a CDS encoding alpha-D-ribose 1-methylphosphonate 5-triphosphate diphosphatase, whose product MTVELVLTNARIVLEDSVISGSVQIRDGKITDVSEGNVHTGEDFEGDYLIPGLVELHTDHLEQHYSPRPGVRWNTTAAIQAHDAQIATSGITTVFDCLRMGADEDGGFAHGEMRAMADAIAAAGAHGRLRSEHFLHLRCEVSADNCMEHFVDFENDSHVRLVSLMDHAPGQRQFQTMDQYTLYYQKKRGLSDEAFAAFVAKRQGESARNATPHRVAISKVCAERGITVASHDDATLSHVDEAIDNGVRLAEFPTSFDAAKASHEAGMSVLMGAPNIVRGKSHSGNIAARDLAERGVLDVLSSDYVPLSLLHAPFVLASEVESISLPKALAMVTSTPARTVSLDDRGRIATGLRADIVRVHHEEGVPVSRAVWREGRRVA is encoded by the coding sequence ATGACCGTCGAACTCGTGCTCACCAATGCCCGCATCGTGCTCGAGGACAGCGTGATCTCCGGCTCCGTCCAGATCCGGGACGGCAAGATCACCGACGTTTCGGAAGGCAATGTCCATACCGGCGAGGATTTCGAGGGCGACTATCTGATCCCGGGCCTGGTCGAACTTCATACCGACCATCTGGAACAGCATTATTCGCCGCGGCCGGGCGTGCGCTGGAACACTACGGCGGCGATCCAGGCCCATGACGCGCAGATTGCCACCTCCGGCATCACCACCGTCTTCGACTGCCTGCGGATGGGCGCCGACGAGGACGGCGGCTTTGCCCACGGCGAAATGCGTGCCATGGCGGACGCGATTGCCGCCGCCGGCGCCCATGGCCGCCTGCGCTCCGAACACTTCCTGCACCTGCGCTGCGAAGTCTCCGCTGACAATTGCATGGAGCATTTCGTCGACTTCGAGAACGATTCGCATGTGCGGCTCGTCTCGCTGATGGATCACGCGCCGGGCCAGCGGCAGTTCCAGACCATGGATCAGTACACCCTGTATTACCAGAAGAAGCGCGGCCTCAGCGACGAGGCGTTCGCTGCCTTCGTGGCCAAGCGCCAGGGAGAATCGGCACGCAACGCGACGCCGCACCGCGTTGCGATCTCCAAGGTCTGCGCCGAGCGCGGCATCACCGTCGCAAGCCATGACGACGCGACGCTCTCCCATGTGGACGAGGCGATCGACAACGGCGTCCGGCTGGCGGAATTCCCGACCAGTTTCGATGCGGCAAAGGCTTCGCACGAAGCGGGCATGAGCGTGCTGATGGGCGCGCCGAATATCGTTCGCGGCAAGTCGCATTCCGGCAATATCGCCGCCCGGGATCTCGCCGAACGCGGCGTGCTCGACGTGCTCTCCTCCGATTACGTGCCGCTCAGCCTGCTGCATGCGCCCTTCGTGCTCGCCTCGGAGGTCGAGAGCATCTCGCTGCCGAAGGCGCTCGCCATGGTCACCTCGACCCCTGCCCGCACCGTCAGCCTCGACGACCGGGGCCGGATCGCGACCGGGCTGCGTGCCGATATCGTCCGCGTCCATCACGAGGAGGGGGTTCCCGTCTCCCGCGCCGTCTGGCGGGAAGGCCGGCGGGTCGCCTGA
- a CDS encoding DUF1045 domain-containing protein, protein MRYALYFSPAENHPLTKAAVHWLGRDAFTGETFPTPDVEGLSPDTVHELTADPRRYAFHATLKAPFELHPERTEAELIKAAERFAAETAAFDIPNVIVGQLGRFFALVPDTIYPELQHFAGRVVEEFGHFRAPLSEADIARRKPDMLSSAQRANLDRWGYPYVMDEFRFHMTLTGQVPPEQAPIMRRELDRRFADFANAPLTIDGLSIFVEPERGAPFIAYRWLPLASAFENRKTAS, encoded by the coding sequence TTGCGCTACGCTCTCTATTTTTCGCCCGCCGAAAACCATCCGCTGACGAAAGCGGCAGTGCATTGGCTCGGCCGTGACGCGTTTACCGGCGAGACGTTTCCGACGCCCGATGTCGAAGGCCTGTCCCCCGATACCGTCCATGAACTGACCGCCGATCCGCGGCGCTACGCCTTTCACGCGACGCTCAAGGCGCCCTTCGAACTGCATCCCGAGCGGACGGAAGCGGAGCTGATCAAAGCCGCCGAACGCTTTGCCGCAGAGACCGCGGCGTTCGACATCCCGAACGTCATCGTCGGCCAGCTGGGGCGGTTCTTCGCGCTGGTTCCCGATACCATCTATCCGGAGCTCCAGCATTTTGCCGGACGCGTCGTCGAAGAGTTCGGACATTTTCGCGCGCCGCTGTCGGAGGCCGACATCGCGCGGCGTAAACCTGATATGTTAAGCTCCGCCCAACGCGCCAATCTCGACCGCTGGGGTTATCCTTATGTCATGGACGAGTTCCGCTTCCACATGACATTGACCGGGCAGGTTCCGCCCGAGCAGGCGCCCATCATGCGCCGCGAGCTCGACCGCCGCTTCGCCGATTTCGCCAACGCGCCGCTGACCATCGATGGGCTCTCCATCTTCGTGGAGCCCGAGCGCGGCGCACCCTTCATCGCCTATCGCTGGCTGCCGCTGGCGTCCGCCTTCGAAAACAGAAAGACCGCATCATGA
- the phnE gene encoding phosphonate ABC transporter, permease protein PhnE encodes MAHAAGPAQFSGLQESSRTILDHYQQQVRTRRIYTVVSIVVFLIVLGASLDFANEANSGKFFERLPYFFDFLKSFVPNSPLEIFRAMFDLPSPYADGSIKFDYTSDRVWITDSFYIPNFFYQLAITINIAIVSTILGATGAFLLCFFASTNLVGAGLTRWVVRRIMEILRAFPEIVVAGLLAAILSIGPIAAIIAVSIHTIGALGKLFFEVVENADMKPDEGLRASGASWLERVRFAILPQVLPNFVSYTLLRTEINVRASTIIGAVGGGGIGEVFSLSIGRDHAAKTYAIIILLLVTVICVDQFSAWLRRRLIGKQSFEFGRGAA; translated from the coding sequence ATGGCGCACGCGGCCGGACCCGCCCAGTTCAGCGGGCTGCAGGAAAGCTCCCGCACCATCCTCGACCATTATCAGCAACAGGTGCGGACCCGGCGGATCTATACCGTCGTTTCCATCGTCGTTTTCCTGATCGTGCTCGGCGCGTCGCTGGATTTCGCCAACGAGGCCAATTCCGGCAAGTTCTTCGAACGCCTTCCCTATTTCTTCGATTTCTTGAAAAGCTTCGTGCCGAACAGCCCGCTGGAAATCTTCCGCGCCATGTTCGACCTGCCGTCGCCCTATGCGGACGGATCGATCAAGTTCGACTATACGAGCGACCGTGTCTGGATCACCGACAGTTTCTATATTCCAAACTTCTTCTACCAGCTGGCGATCACCATCAACATCGCCATCGTTTCGACCATCCTCGGCGCCACGGGCGCCTTCCTTCTCTGCTTCTTCGCCTCCACCAATCTCGTCGGCGCCGGTCTCACGCGCTGGGTGGTGCGGCGCATCATGGAAATCCTGCGCGCCTTTCCGGAGATCGTCGTCGCCGGCCTGCTGGCCGCGATCCTGTCGATCGGTCCGATCGCGGCGATCATCGCCGTGTCGATCCACACAATAGGCGCGCTCGGAAAGCTGTTCTTCGAAGTGGTCGAGAATGCCGACATGAAGCCGGACGAGGGCCTGCGCGCGTCCGGCGCCAGCTGGCTGGAGCGCGTCCGCTTCGCGATCCTGCCGCAGGTCCTGCCGAATTTCGTCTCCTACACGCTGCTGCGCACCGAGATCAACGTGCGCGCCTCGACCATTATCGGCGCCGTCGGCGGCGGCGGCATCGGGGAGGTGTTCAGCCTGTCGATCGGCCGCGACCACGCCGCCAAGACCTATGCGATCATCATCCTCCTGCTGGTCACCGTCATCTGCGTCGACCAATTCTCGGCCTGGCTGCGCCGCCGGCTGATCGGCAAGCAATCGTTCGAATTCGGCCGGGGAGCTGCCTGA
- the phnE gene encoding phosphonate ABC transporter, permease protein PhnE, translated as MSNLAVNAADRERLLAAYPEVFHRSLMQRWGLAIAAVAVFVYLAFCFSFFNVIPTFANGNWDRAAIYLQDWYSWRAQPRLRFQNGQVVPQWTSRRQYPDGAAIDWLKPTSNGGYTVIFGSDDRLDVTPSQVDVYIDGKLYPVAIRGDRAVLPAGAPARMVQDDNKVNVRFGFAGQAEIRNNQVYVQRRFLGWANFFFDTQSPFWGRSVTSVAGLMLFGERLDPAQSNPSLALDNFLNNGSWQHGDILSKLMQTLVMAFVGTLFATLIAFPLAFVAARNITTSRPVNWGMKRFFDFLRSIDMLIWALFFTRAFGPGPLPGIAAIFFTDTGALGKVYSEALENVDDKQREGVKSVGAAPVIVQRYGVVPQVLPIFISQSLYFWESNTRSATAIGAVGAGGIGLKLLESMKTNADWDKVAYMVLLILLVVFVFDNLSNALRSRVMGKKGS; from the coding sequence ATGTCCAATCTCGCCGTCAATGCAGCCGATCGCGAACGCCTGCTCGCCGCCTATCCGGAAGTCTTTCACCGCAGCCTCATGCAGCGCTGGGGCCTGGCGATCGCGGCCGTCGCGGTCTTCGTCTATCTCGCTTTCTGCTTTTCCTTCTTCAACGTCATCCCGACCTTCGCCAACGGCAACTGGGATCGCGCGGCGATCTACCTCCAGGACTGGTATTCATGGCGCGCGCAGCCGCGCCTGCGCTTCCAGAATGGCCAGGTCGTGCCGCAATGGACGAGCCGCCGCCAATATCCGGACGGCGCGGCGATCGACTGGCTGAAGCCCACCTCCAACGGCGGTTACACGGTGATCTTCGGTAGCGACGACCGGCTCGACGTGACCCCGAGCCAAGTCGACGTCTATATCGACGGCAAGCTCTATCCCGTAGCGATCAGAGGGGACCGAGCGGTTCTGCCGGCCGGTGCGCCGGCGCGGATGGTGCAGGACGACAACAAGGTCAATGTCCGTTTCGGCTTTGCCGGCCAGGCGGAAATCCGCAACAACCAAGTCTATGTGCAGCGGCGTTTCCTCGGCTGGGCGAATTTCTTCTTCGACACCCAATCGCCGTTCTGGGGCCGCAGCGTCACCAGCGTGGCCGGGCTGATGCTCTTCGGCGAGCGGCTCGATCCGGCCCAATCCAATCCCTCGCTGGCGCTCGACAATTTCTTGAACAATGGCAGCTGGCAGCACGGCGATATTCTCTCCAAGCTGATGCAGACGCTGGTCATGGCCTTCGTCGGCACGCTGTTTGCCACCCTCATCGCCTTCCCGCTCGCCTTCGTCGCGGCGCGCAACATCACCACGAGCCGGCCAGTCAACTGGGGCATGAAGCGCTTCTTCGACTTCCTGCGCTCCATCGACATGCTGATCTGGGCCCTGTTCTTCACCCGCGCCTTCGGGCCGGGGCCGCTCCCGGGGATCGCCGCCATATTCTTCACGGATACCGGTGCGCTCGGCAAAGTCTATTCGGAAGCGCTGGAGAATGTCGACGACAAGCAGCGCGAGGGCGTCAAGTCGGTAGGTGCCGCGCCGGTCATCGTGCAGCGTTACGGCGTGGTGCCGCAGGTCCTGCCGATCTTCATCTCGCAATCGCTGTATTTCTGGGAGTCCAACACCCGTTCGGCAACCGCGATCGGCGCTGTCGGCGCGGGCGGTATCGGCCTCAAGCTGCTCGAATCCATGAAGACCAATGCCGATTGGGACAAGGTTGCCTACATGGTTCTGCTGATCCTCCTGGTGGTCTTTGTCTTCGACAATCTCTCCAACGCGCTGCGTTCGCGCGTCATGGGCAAAAAGGGCTCCTGA